In Aerococcus loyolae, a genomic segment contains:
- a CDS encoding IS30 family transposase has protein sequence MKHSNTKSRSYAHLSAEKRGIIQAMHHEGHKQKEIANAIGVNQSTISRELKRGKTRQMIYDHQYIDVYLAETGSRVYKENRLNSKARGALFGKSTFIKAFEEALLTPKKDRVFSVDTFIHKYRREHPLEIVPCTKTMYKYINLGLLRVKNIDLPMKTRIRPRKQSSEPRGINKKLFGKSIDQRCPDVLFREEFGHWELDLVIGKKTKGEPCIITLVERKTRKLLTKKTWRWDAGSIVKSIKRMILKEGQACFKTLTTDNGSEFSKLSHLEYALKNLEVFFAHAYSAWEKGSNERHNRMLREYLPKGTSFKKLTYQELAHYTNTINNRFRKILDYQTPNDCYNMEVAKLQETLREAG, from the coding sequence ATGAAACATTCTAACACGAAATCAAGATCATATGCACACCTTTCTGCAGAAAAGCGCGGAATCATTCAAGCAATGCACCATGAAGGACATAAACAGAAAGAGATTGCTAACGCCATCGGCGTTAATCAAAGCACCATATCTCGTGAATTAAAACGTGGAAAAACGCGTCAAATGATCTACGATCATCAATATATTGATGTCTATTTAGCAGAGACTGGCTCGCGTGTTTATAAAGAAAATCGGTTAAATTCAAAGGCCAGAGGCGCTTTGTTCGGAAAGTCTACTTTTATAAAAGCCTTTGAAGAAGCCTTGCTTACGCCTAAAAAAGATCGTGTTTTCAGTGTTGATACGTTCATTCATAAGTATCGTAGAGAGCATCCTTTAGAAATCGTTCCTTGCACCAAAACCATGTATAAATATATCAACCTTGGTTTATTAAGAGTGAAAAATATTGATCTTCCTATGAAAACACGGATTCGCCCGAGAAAGCAATCAAGTGAGCCACGTGGGATAAATAAAAAGTTATTCGGAAAGAGTATTGATCAACGATGTCCAGACGTTCTTTTTAGAGAGGAATTTGGCCATTGGGAGCTTGACCTCGTGATAGGAAAGAAGACTAAGGGAGAGCCGTGTATTATTACTCTAGTTGAAAGGAAAACGAGAAAACTTCTCACCAAGAAGACCTGGAGGTGGGATGCAGGCTCTATTGTGAAATCGATTAAAAGGATGATTCTCAAAGAGGGGCAAGCCTGTTTTAAAACCTTAACGACCGATAACGGTAGTGAATTTTCTAAACTATCTCATCTTGAATATGCTCTGAAGAATTTGGAAGTCTTTTTCGCTCATGCCTATTCTGCTTGGGAAAAAGGCAGTAATGAGAGACATAATCGCATGTTAAGAGAATACTTGCCCAAAGGGACAAGTTTTAAAAAGCTGACGTACCAGGAATTAGCACACTACACGAATACCATAAACAATCGCTTTAGAAAGATCTTAGATTATCAAACTCCCAATGATTGTTATAACATGGAAGTTGCGAAACTTCAGGAAACCCTTAGAGAAGCAGGCTAA